The Lepidochelys kempii isolate rLepKem1 chromosome 25, rLepKem1.hap2, whole genome shotgun sequence genome contains a region encoding:
- the BORCS8 gene encoding BLOC-1-related complex subunit 8 isoform X1, translated as MCSTQGRAREQEKRRNLRGAARVPEGPFRALHRGAGSCPWLGFRAGFGVCYPPPAMEETEMQLKVKKVTDKFTESMYILANEPSVALYRLQEHVRRSLPELAQHKADMQSWEEQSQGAIYTVEYACSAIKNMMDSSVYFESIDRLLKHAITVKDQLNSAQGRSAAALQAPNPPASS; from the exons ATGTGCAGTACACAGGGGCGGGCGAGGGAGCAAGAGAAGAGGCGGAACCTCCGCGGCGCCGCGCGGGTTCCGGAGGGGCCGTTTCGAGCGCTGCACCGCGGAGCCGGAAGTTGCCCCTGGCTGGGGTTCCGGGCTGGCTTCGGCGTCTGCTACCCCCCGCCCGCGATGGAGGAGACCGAGATGCAGCTCAAGGTGAAAAAAG TTACAGACAAATTCACGGAGAGCATGTACATCCTGGCCAACGAGCCGTCTGTGGCACTGTACCGGCTGCAGGAGCATGTCAGGCGCTCACTTCCGGAACTCGCCCAGCACAAG GCTGACATGCAGAGCTGGGAGGAGCAGAGTCAAGGAGCCATCTATACCGTGGAGTATGCCTGCAG CGCCATAAAGAACATGATGGACAGCAGCGTGTATTTCGAGAGCATCGACAGGCTGCTCAAGCATGCCATCACTGTGAAGGATCAGCTGAATTCTGCTCAGGGCCGCAG CGCTGCTGCCCTGCAAGCCCCGAATCCACCAGCCAGTTCCTGA